tggggtggctgCTGGGAACTGGGGTCCTTCCGTGGGTTTAGCTGTCACAGGGAATTAGGCTCTGGCCCTGAGGGGCCGTGGGGGCCAGATGGAGATTAGACGTGGGCATTGGGCCCAGACGGCCCCCGCAGTGCAGCAGGGGACGTAGGGAGAGGGAGGCTGGATCCCACTGTGACCTGCCCGGGTGCACAGGGACAGgtatgggggggtgggggaggaggggccTGGACAGAGAGAGACCTATAAACTGGAAGAGGggtctagagagagagagagggaaggagacagCAGGGAAAGAGGACGGGCTACACAAACGTGGGAAAGGACGCTGCAGAGGACGTGGGAGCGCCCACCCCCGGGCCACGCTCTTGACGCACTCCCCACACGCTTCTGGCGCCTGTCGAGTCGCAGGTTCCGTCTGATAGGAGCGGTGCGTGGGCCCTGACCTCGTGTACACGCGCCCGCGTCCACCCGCGCGGGCATCTGGGGCGCGTGTGCGACGCCTACGGTGCCGTGCGGGCACGGGCACGTCCGCTCCCGCCCGCCCTGCCGGCCCACACAATCCTCCTTTCTTGTGCTCACAATGGACAAGGGTGGCCTCGGGCGTGAGCTCtacttccccccacacacacacacagctgctcCCCTCCTGCAAGCTGCGAAGTCCCTCCTAGGACACCGGGTCCCTGAAGCCGGGGCGGGGATCCCCAAAGGCGGCGCTCCGGAACCAGGGCGCAAAGCACACGTGGTGGAATTTAAGGCATGGGGAGGGTCTCGGTCCATGGGCGGGTGCCTGCCTGCCCTGCATCCTGTCCCACCGCCCAgcttattgggggaagggagtggCCACTGATCCCCCGAAGTCACAGTGCCAGGCTCTGAGCTAATGGGCCGAGGGCGGCATTTACAGCTTGGGAAGGTGGGGCGGGGGGCGCCTCATCTCTGTGTTTCAGACCCTGGGCAAGTAGCGTGCTCACTCCCGTCCCGCCCTCGGGCTTAAAGAAAGCAATGGGGGACCCCATCTCCTGCCCTCTCAGCCCATCCAAGGCAGGGGTAATAAAAGTTTTTTTGAGCAGGCAGGGAAACCTGGCAGCGCCAACCTGTCTGAAGTTTACACGGGCGAAAGTGGCAGAGAAAGCCAAACCTAGAACCTGCGGTTTGTCTGATTTCAGAGACCCCAACAGGAAcagccacccccccaccccaccccgtcCCCGCCCCAACAGCAGACAGTCCCCCTCCTGGGGCCTCCCAGAAGGCTCATTCTTTCACCGTCCAGGTGCACCAGCCTTGGGGCAGGCAAGGACTCAACTCAGGATTTCCTCTTCCAATCACAAGTGTGGCGGCCACCTGCTCCGGGTGGGAGTCCCCTGCTTGCTTTTCCACCATGGGCTCTGCCTGTCATTCCAACGTCTACATTTCTCTCCTGGAGCTGCAGAGCGCTGGGCAGGGCCAGGGAGAGTGTGACTTGAGGGGCACTGCCTCGTAACTGGGAGAAGAGGGCTGTGATTGGGCCAAACTTGGGGGGACGATGGGGGTGGGAAGACTGTCCTTTGGGCCCCTCTCTCAGCGTCCTGCTTTAGTGGCGTGGCCTTGTGCACAACTTTACCCTTTTGGATGCTGGTATCCTTTCCTGTAGCATGGGGGTGGCCCTGACAGTAGCTGCCGCCACCCCACAGAGCATGATCCCCGCACAGGCGTCACGCACAGTAGGCCTCAGTACCTGCAGCTCTTGAGTGTTCTGAGATGCTCACGCACTGCAGTTTGGCTCTTTGGAGAATCCAAGACCTACTGCCCAGTGCAGCACAGAGGACGGGAGGGAGAGCATTTGTGAGTAGGTCAGGGATCCACAGACTGAATGTGAGGCCTTTGGGTGGGCGCCCCAAAGAGTTAGACATATGACAGAAGCCAAAGGACAAGGCCTGAGGAAATGGGAAACAGCCTGCCAACACTACCCAGAGAGGGTGTACCAGTGTCTTGAGGCAACCCGGCATAGGGGATGGAGACAGGTGGGGTCCCGGCAGGGACAAGGATTTGGGACACACAATACACACCCATTGAGCAAAAGTGTAAAAGGACGCTCCCACAGAGCAACATAAGGATGGGGCAGATAGAATTGCGAGAGTGGACAGAGGGAAGGAGACATGGGGGGGGGTTGGGAGAGCACCAGAGGAAGTGACTTAGGGCCCCCCTCAAAGCTCAACTCAAGGTGCGTGGCAGGTTCTAGGCAGCCAAACACAGGGCAGGTTCGAGAGGAGCGCTGGTAGCCCTGGGAGTCAGCATGGGAGTCTGAGTATGCACCGCCCCTGTGCTGCCCAGAGAGGGTGCCTGAGCAGCCCAGCAACAGGATGGGCGATCTGGGAGTGGGATGAGAAGCCGGAGGTCCTGGGTCCCAGCAAGATCTTTTCGGCAGGGGAGCAGCCGAGGAGGGCGCCCTCTCCACTGacccccttctctcctctctcccctcacaGACCGTGCGCTGCTGCAGGGCGCCCCGGACGCGGTGGAGCTGCGCGATCTGACGCCCTGGGCCGGCCGCGCCCCAGGTCCGCGCCGTCGGGCAGGACCCCGGCGGCGGCGCGCGCGAGCGCGTTCGGGGACGCGGCCTTGCGGGCTGCGCGAGCTCGAGGTGCGCGTGAGCGAGCTGGGCCTGGGCTACACGTCCGACGAGACGGTGCTGTTCCGCTATTGCGCAGGCGCGTGCGAGGCGGCCGCGCGCGTCTACGACCTGGGACTGCGGCGCCTGCGCCAGCGGCGGCGCGTGCGGCGGGAGCGAGTGCGCGCGCAGCCCTGCTGCCGCCCGACGGCATACGAGGACGAAGTGTCCTTCCTGGATGTGCACAGTCGCTACCACACCGTGCACGAGCTGTCGGCGCGCGAGTGCGCCTGCGTGTGACCCTACCTCACCCGGCCCAGCCAGACGGAGGCCACGCTCCCCACCCCGACGGCGTCCACCTCTCTGCCTGGCCAGCCGGGCCACAGACTGCGCGTGCGCAGAGGGTGCCGTCGAGGCCACGATACTCTCGCGATAACTGTATTGAGATAAAGTCTGGGAACTCGAGCCCGGCTGGTGATTCACGCTCCAGAGGGGATGTGGTTGCCTGTCTCTCGGAAAGAGGGCGGCGATTGGGGGCTCCACTTGTTGGGTGGTGGAAGGACTCCGTTTGCTTTGATAGGAAAGTACAATCGAAGAGTGCAGTTCAGGGgagtataaagaaaagaggggTGAACGGAGGCAGTATCAGCGGGGACCGTCCTTTCCATCCCCGGCATGTCCCCATCCGGTTTAGGTGGACTCAGGTCTCTCGCGACCGACGGCCCTCCTTCGGCCCGGTCCACCCCCACCAGGGTGAACTCGAAGCCGCGAGCCCTTTTCGCCAGCTAAAAATGCCCGTGCGCTGCCCACCTCGGCGGGGACAGGTCTGGGTCCGGCGCCAGTCCCATCCAGGGCCCAAGCTGGCGCCTGCTGGGTCAGAACTGGGTCCCTGGGGACCTGGGTCCTGGGCCCTTAAAAGCCCTGGCCGCGCCTCGAAGGGGGATTTACGACGAGCCCCGCCGAGGACGGAAAAAGCTCTGCGCGGTGTTTGGATACGCCGCGGTGTCACCTTGATGCTTGGCAGGCCCCGCCGGCGCGGGGTGTTGTGTTCCCGGAGCGCGGGGAGGGGCCTGCGTGCCACGAGCTGAGGAGGGTGGGGGAAGTCGGCTAGGATCCCAAGCTGGCATGGACCCCTCCCCTTCTGCCCTTCAGATTGGGGGTCTTGAGGGTGCTATTTCCCCGTTTTCCTGACTTCCCTTCCCGCCCCCTCTGCGCTGATGAGGACAGTTTCTGCGTCCCAGGCTGGGGGCTCCCAAGAGCACGGTCTTTTCCCCGCAGCTGTGTCTCCTACTGACGTGCAGGACTTCCACACGGAGCCCCCGAGCAGGACTGGGCCTCCAGGCCCCAGCCGTGGGTGGTCTGCTAGAAGGCAGGGCTGGCTGGGGTTCCCGCCCGCCCCCGTAGGCTTTTGACTCTGAGGTTTGGGGCAGTGGATTCCCGCTTGTATTTGCGCTGACTCAGCCTGGGGGTGGCAGGGAGGCTGGAGTCCCCAGACGCTTCGGAAACACCAGTGGTGCCCGTTcagagccttagtttcctcattctGGCTGATCCAGGAGCCTCAGAGATGGAGGATGCTCAGCCAAAGGCACGAGCCTGGGTGTGTGGCCCTGGAAACTCCCGCGCCTTGGTGTacgtgggggggcggggggggagtgAGAAGGGCACCAACCCAGGCCTCTGGGGACCTGGGCCTCCTGTCTCTCACCCAGTTCCAGCGCCCCAACCACAGGGTGCTGGCGCAACTCACCGGAGAATTGGAAATGTAAACAAGACCGCCCCTGCAGGCCTGGGGCTGGGGTTCtctgcatgtgtacacacacacacacacacacacacgcacacgcacacgcacagaGACCCGCCCACATAGGGACTCAGCAGATAGGATCATAGAGCGCTTTGTTTGCTTCTGCTTTTTGGGCCTTAttaggtagctcaggctggtcttgaacttgagatcctcttgcttgtgctgagattataggagtgCACCCGCTTGGCTCATGTTCTTACACTGTCAGACTGCTCCCTTGTAGAGGGCATCCTCAAGGTCATAACTGGTCCACCAGGCACATTGTGCCACACCAGCCCTAGTCTTACGCTGACAGGCAGACATGCAGTGAGTCACAACGCAGCTGCACATACAGGCCCCCGACACACCCACCAACACACGCACTGAGACCCAGCCTTGCACCCAATCACATAGCAACCTATGCCCATCAATGTAGACTGCCTCACACACCCAGAGAGACACCCTCACTATTTCACACTCAAGGACACACTGATAGAGGgtgtggtgcacatctataatcccagcacttgggaggctgaccaGGAGGATTCAGAGttggtggccagcctgggctgcatagcaagatcctgtctgtctccaaaaaacaagtaacaaaagcCCATTCCCAGCGTCACGCACTCCTTCAGTCACACGTTTGAGTGCCACAGGCACACAGAGTCATACCCAGTGATAGGCCCAGAGCAACTGTACACTGACAGTGATACCagagcacagctgtgcttatgctGGTGCTGATTGTCACACATGCTCCTCACCCTCCTTCCTAGAACCCCTGACCTGCTCTATTCTGCCCCAAACAGCTTGACGGGCACACCAAGCCCCACCGTGCCCTGTGCACCAGGCAGGGAAGGCCCTAGTCCCAGCCCTGCCCACTTTGACCTCCAGGCAGACCTATATCCTTCTCCCCACCTCGTCTGAGTCCTGGCCTCCACACcttgctggagccacaccttgCTGGAGCCAGCCCCAGAGAGCCCTGCCCTCGGGGCTTGACCTTGAGGGCCATACAGCGTTTTCCCACTTACTGATGGTTGGGGCTGGACCCTGCTCGGCTGTGGACGCTGTCCTGTGTACCACAGGATTAGAGCACCTCTGGCCTCTGCCACCAGAAGACTTCAATCCTCTGTCCCCCAGTAGTGACAACCAAGAATGTCGCTGGGCATTATGTTCCTGTGCCTAGCTAGCCACCATTTTCTCCCCTTTTAATAGCATCCTGATAAATCTTCtcctaaaacagaacaaaaagccaaaaatactGTCACTTGACATGGTTGAGTACCCCCCCAGGGAGGGGGGTAGAGTCGGCCTGGGGTGAGGCCCGCTGTTCTAGAATGAGGAGGACACATTGGCTTTTTGTACAGCATTGCCATCTGGAAAATGGTGCCACCATCTCCACGAACCCCGAGCAGGTAACAGTGCAGGGGAGTCACTAACACGTGAGCAGCCCCGCCCCCAGTGGGCCCGGGGCCCACTTCCCGGACCCAGTGTCTTGGTAGGCGAGGTCCCCGATGGGTGAGGCTTTAGCAGGAGAGACCCAAGCAGATGCGAGCCAGCAGGGGAGACCCCAGCGCGAAGCCTGGCAGGTGAGGATCCAACAGGTGAGACCCAAGAAGGTGGGGGCCCAGCAGGTGAGACGCCGGTAGCTGAAGTTCTAGCAAGTGAGACTCCAGCAGGCACAGCCGGGGCTGGCCGTGTCACGTGAACCAGGAGGCGATGCTGGGCACCGTCTGGTACCTGTGGTCCTGCTGCAGTCGCCTGCAGGCCTTGCAGAAGGCCAGGGCCCAGCTGCTGGTGTGTGGCTGCAGCGTCTGGCGCCAGCGAAAGTAGCTCAGGTAGCGGGCGTGGTCCCTGTCCAGCGCCTGCAGGTGCTGGGCCAGGTGGCGGGGGCTCGGGAAGTCATTGACGTGGATGAAGGCGTCGGGTGGCAGGAAGCGCTCGTAGTTGCGCCGGCTGGGCCCCAGCACCACGGGCACGGCGCTGGCCTGCAGCGCGTTCCTCCAGAGCTTCTCCGTGATGTAGTCGGGGTGCACCGAGTTCTCGAAGGCCAGGTAGAACTTGTACCGGGTCAGCCGCTCCAGCATGGTGTCTCGCGGCAGTGGCTTGTGGCCGCCACCGAACACGTCCACATGAAGGTGTGCTTGCAGCTTCTGGAAGTACTGCACCCGGGCGGAGTTGGCCCTCCAGTTGGACACCACCCAGGCCACCAGCTCGGTCTTGGCAGAGAGGTTGACCTGGGCCTCGACGGGCAGGCCTGGCCCCAGCTCCAGCCAGCCATAGGGCGTGAAGATGTCCGAGTCACTGCGGTAGGACATGGTGAGGTTGAAGTAGCCGTCCATGGCGGGCAGCTGCTGGCAGTGGCTGGGGGACTCCATGGAGAACCACACCCAGCGCTGGCCGGGTGGCCGCAGGTTGGGGGGCAGCTGTGCCTTGGGCCAGGAGCTGACCTCGCGGTGGTGCACTATGACCGCATCTGCCTGCGGGTACAGGCTGCGGTTGGCGGTCAGCTGGCAGTCGGCTGTACCGGGCAACATCTCAGAGCAGCGGGACAGAGCCACAGGGGTGTGGAAGGGCCATGTCCACAGTAAGATCAGCAGGGGTGGGTGGGCAGGAGACCCCACGGTGGAAGCTGGCCCTGTTGACACTTTGGGAGTCGTGGGGACAGAGGTCGTGGCGGGAGTCCCAGGGGACCGAGCAGGGCTGTCTTTTGACACTCGTAGGTAGGAGAAGAAACACACGGCCAACAGCAGCTGCACGAGCATTCCAGAGAGCGAGTGGCGCCAAGGACATGGTGACTTAGCCCTGGGGAACGACTCCATGAGTTGGGGGAGCTGGAAGACTAGCAGAAGGAAGATAGCAACATAGATGTCAGTGATGTGACACACGAGTTATGACTGCTCATGAGCCCTGAAGGACTGCTACCAGCTGCAGAGCTGGAATTCCAAGCAAGGGCACTGGGCCCCGGTGTTCACCCCCTTCTAGCCCCGGGGCAACACTTGGGCAGGGGTCTCCAGGGAAGATGGGATAGATCCCAAGGACTCAGGTCCCACCTTGACCCCACCCTTTTCCAGACGCTTCCCCAGGCTGAGGAGAAGACAGAGGTGGACATAGTCGAGGCTTGAATCTAGGGCTCTATCTGGGAGGGGTACAATGGAACGGGTTTTGAAGATTATATAGGAGCTTGCCCACagctttcctgggtgaggaaaCAGTGAGTGCAGAGGCCTGGACATGAGAGAGAGCCTGACCAGTGTGTGGGAAAG
The sequence above is drawn from the Castor canadensis chromosome 14, mCasCan1.hap1v2, whole genome shotgun sequence genome and encodes:
- the LOC109688205 gene encoding 4-galactosyl-N-acetylglucosaminide 3-alpha-L-fucosyltransferase FUT5-like; translated protein: MESFPRAKSPCPWRHSLSGMLVQLLLAVCFFSYLRVSKDSPARSPGTPATTSVPTTPKVSTGPASTVGSPAHPPLLILLWTWPFHTPVALSRCSEMLPGTADCQLTANRSLYPQADAVIVHHREVSSWPKAQLPPNLRPPGQRWVWFSMESPSHCQQLPAMDGYFNLTMSYRSDSDIFTPYGWLELGPGLPVEAQVNLSAKTELVAWVVSNWRANSARVQYFQKLQAHLHVDVFGGGHKPLPRDTMLERLTRYKFYLAFENSVHPDYITEKLWRNALQASAVPVVLGPSRRNYERFLPPDAFIHVNDFPSPRHLAQHLQALDRDHARYLSYFRWRQTLQPHTSSWALAFCKACRRLQQDHRYQTVPSIASWFT
- the Nrtn gene encoding neurturin: MQRWKAAALVSVICSSVLSVWMCREGLLLSHRLGPALAPLRRPPRTLDARIARLAQYRALLQGAPDAVELRDLTPWAGRAPGPRRRAGPRRRRARARSGTRPCGLRELEVRVSELGLGYTSDETVLFRYCAGACEAAARVYDLGLRRLRQRRRVRRERVRAQPCCRPTAYEDEVSFLDVHSRYHTVHELSARECACV